AACGGCAGGCCCGCCAGCGCCGCCCAGGACACGAACGCCACCCCGCCCGCCAGTGGCACCGGCGGCCGCCACGCCTCGCGCAGCGGCACCGGGCGCCGCCGCTCGCCGGCGGGCTCGTCAGGGGGCATCGGGCTGAGCGCGAGCACCGTCGCGACCGCGGCGATCCCGACGAACGCCCACTGCCAGGCCCCTTCGGCCGCCAGCCCGCCGACCAGTGGCGCCGAGGTCTGGCCGATCGACTGCATCGCGCCGTAGGTGCCCAGCGCCCGGCCCAGCCGCTCCTTCGGCGTCACCGCGGCGAGCTTGGCCAGCAACAGCGGGGTGGTGAAGGCGTTCGCGACGCCCTGCAGTGCGCGGCTCACCTGGAAGGCCCAGAACCAGGGCGCCACCGCCGCGAGCAGCGCAGCCAGCGCGTAGGCGACGTAGGCGGCCCGGATGGTGCGCGCCATCCCCCAGCGCTCGCCGAGGCTGCCGGAGACGAGCATGACGGAGGCGAACGGCAGCAGGAAGGCGGTGAGCGAGCCGGCCGCGACCTCCTGCGGGACGTCGAAGCTCGCGCCCAGCTCCGGCAGCATCGCGGCCACCACACCACCGCCGAACGGACCGAGCAGACCTCCCAGGTACAGCGCGATCCGCGAGTTCACCGCGCGAACCCCGCAGCAGCGCCCCGGCTCCCGCGCATCACCCGAACCTTTCGCCGTGCGAACTACCTGCCCGGGCAGTGGACCACACCGCACCAGCGAAGTCGAGAGGACTCCGTGCCACGTCACGGTCGACCGGGGACCGCCGAGACCTCCACTGAGGACACGACGAGCGGCCCCGCCTCCGGGGGCGGGTCAGCGTCCGACGTCGACGCGGTGGTCGGCGACGAGGTCCCGCGCGCGGGCGAGCACGTCCTCCGGCAGCGCAGCGGGCTCCAGGCCGTAGCGGGCGTCGTAGGCGGCGACCACCTCCGCTTCCAGCTCGTCCAGCTGCAGGCCCGGGGCCTCGTCCACGACCGATCCGACGGAAGCGCCGTCGAAGGGCAGCTCCAGCAGCCGGTAGACCTCGCTGAGCAGCGGGCGCAGCACCTCGGTGTCGTCGAAGACCACCACCGCGCTGAACAGCCACGCACCGCGCACCAGCCGCTGCGCGGTGCCGACCAGCTTCACCTCGCCCCGCGCGTTCACGCTGTGCTCACCGGGGCAGTACTCGCCGGGCACCGCACCGATCTGCGCCTCGACGCCGTGCTTGCGCAGCACGTCGGACCACAGCTCGGCGTAGCCGGTGAACCGCTGCTCCATCCCGGACAGGTACCCGGGGTCCGGGCCGACGTGGTCGACGACCAGGGACCGCCCGGTGTAGGCCACCGCCCGGCCGCCGGGGGCGCGCACGACCGGCGTGAACCCGGCCTCGCGCACGGCCCGGACGGCGTCCGGGAACCCCGGCAGCAGGGTGTCGCGCCGCCCGAACGCCACGACTCCCCCGCCGGGCCGGTAGACCCGCACGGCGGCACCCGCCTCACCGGTGCTGACCCGGCGCAGCATGGCGTGCGCGACGGCGACCTCCTGCGCCTGGTCGGCACCCGCTCCGAGCGCCCCGCGGTAGAGCTCCACGGGCCGATCCTAATCCGTCCCCGACCAGCCGGATCCCACGTCCAGTGTGCGTGGTTCGCCGGGTCTAGGACCCGCCGTAGGTGCCGAACTCGACCCGCCCGGTCGGCTGGTAGGTCTGCAGCGCGAGACCGCCGGGGGTCACCTCGCTGCTGACCAGCCGCAGCCCGACCGGCTCCCCGCCGTCGGGGAACAGCCGCCTGCCCTGTCCCACCACGACGGGCGCGACCACCAGCCTCAGGGTGTCGACCAGCCCTGCCGCCAGCAGGGACCAGACCAGCCGCGCGCTGCCGTGGACCTGCAGCTCCCGACCGGGCCGCTCCTTCAGCTCGGCGACCCGGGCCACGACGTCGCCGACGAGGATCGTGGTGGGTTCCCACTCCGCGGCGCGCAGGCTGTTCGAGGCGACGTACTTGGGCAGGCGGTTCATCGTCGCGGCGAACGGGTCGTCCGGGTCGGTGTGCTGCGGCCAGTCCCGCGCGAAGGCCTCGTAGGTCCGCCGGCCGAACAGGAACGCGTCGGCCCGCTCGTTCCACGCGACCACGCGCTGGACGAACTGCTCGTCCAGGTACGGCACGAACCAGCCGCCACGGGTGAACCCGCCGCTGGTGTCCTCGTCCGGCGCCCCGGGCCCTTGCGTGACCCCGTCCAGGGACAGGAACTCCATCACCGTCAGTTCCACCGTGCACCCTCTCGGTCGATCCACTCGGACGACTGGGTAGACACGGTCGCGCCGCGAAACTCAACGGTCCGCCGCCCGCCACGCCCGGAAACCCGCGTTGCCACCGGCCAGGTGATCGGCGCAGGTGGTCCCGGTCGGCCACCCGCGCCCGCCGCCCACGGTCGTGGACGCGGCCCTCGCCGACCACCCGCGGGTCTGGGCCGCGGCGGGCACGCCCGCACGGTCCCGCCCACCACGGCGGCCGGACTCCGCCGGATCACCGGCGGAACCGAACTGCCGGTGGACTGACCAGCGGGACGCCCCGCCGACTCGTCGTCCACTTCGGACTTCTGGGAGGCACCGGCCCCGGGATCACCAGTGCGGGCTCACAGCGAGGTGGGGAGGGTCGGGTGGCGTTCGACGGCGATCGTGCCCCGGACGATCGCCTCCTTGTACAGCGCCGCCAGGCGGCCGGTGAGGACCGCTCCCCGCGGGCTGTCGTCGGTGTGCACGAACTGGACCAAGCCGTCCGCGCGGCCCAGGCTGATGCACTGGTTGAGGTAGCGGAACCGCAGCGGCCGGGGCTCGCGCCCGGCCAGGCGGTCGGCGATCGCGCGCACCGCGTGCTGGGCGGAGGGGAACCCCGTCGCGCAGGCCATGCGGAGCTCCAGCCCGGTGCGCGTGCGACCGGCCGCGGCGTCACCGACCGCGGTGACCTCCGGGTGGGAGACCGAGCGGAACTCGTCGTCGACGACCACGCGCCCGTCCTCGTCGACCGCCAGGCCCGCGCGCTGGGCCAGGTCCGGCACCCGGAACCCGGTCGCCCACACCACGGTGTCGGCCGCGACGTGCGCGCCGTCGGCCAGCAGCACCCCGTCCGGGCGCACCTCCCGCACGTCCGCGCCTTCCCGGAGCTCGACGCCCAGGCGGGCGAAGGCGCGCCGCAGGTGCTCCCGCCCCCGCTCGGACAGGCCGGCGCCGAGCTCACCCTTGGTGACCAGCCGGACCTTCAGCGCCGGGTTCGACTCGGCCAGCTCCGCCGCGGCCTCGATGCCGGTCAGCCCACCGCCGACGACCGCGACCACCTCCGCGGTGGCGAGGCGCTGGTGCAGGCGCAGGGCGTCGTCGTGGGTGGCGACGCTGAAGGTGTGCTCGGCGCCGCGGACCGTCCGGTCCGCCGCGCTGCCCACCGCGTGGACCAACCGGTCGTAGTGCACCTCGCGGGACGTGCCCGCCAGCCGCACGGTGCGTGCCCCGGGGTCGATCTCGGTGACCCGGTCGACGACCAGCTCCACCCCGCTGCCCCGGAGCAGGTCCGCCAGCGGCAGGTCGCGCAACCGCTGGCCGGCCGCCAGCTGGTGCAGGCGGACCCGCTCCACGAACCGGTCCCGCGGGTTGATCAGCGTCACCCGGGCCGGCGTCCAGCGCGCGGCCAGCTTGGCCGCGACCAGCCCTGCGTAGCCCGCTCCGACGACCACGATCCGTTGCGTCATCGTCCGTCCTCCCTCTCGTCGCGTTGCTGGTCGTGGAGCGGAACGGACCGCCGAAGTGTGACAGCATGTGTCGCACGTCACGGTTCGAGGGAGGGGAGCGTGGCCGAGGAGCGGCTGGCGAAGTACCGGGGGATGCGGGACTTCACCCGCACCGCCGAGCCGCGCGGCGCCGGGACCTCCTCCGGGACGGGCAACCGCTTCGTGGTGCAGCGGCACCGGGCCCGGCGCCGCCACTACGACCTCCGGCTGGAGCTGGACGGGGTGCTGGTCAGCTGGGCGGTGCCCAAGGGCCCGACGCTGGACCCCACGGTGCGCCGGATGGCCGTGCACGTCGAGGACCACCCGCTGGAGTACGCCGACTTCGAGGGCACGATCCCGGCCGGCGAGTACGGCGGCGGGGACGTCATCGTCTGGGACCGCGGCACCTGGACCCCCGGGGAGGAGGACCCGGCCGCCGCGATCGAGGCCGGCACGCTGCACTTCGACCTGCACGGCGAGAAGCTGGCGGGCCGGTTCGTGCTGGTGCGGCGCGGCGAGACCCAGTGGCTGCTGCTGCACAAGAAGGACGAGCACGCCCAGCCCGGCTGGGACCCCGAGCAGCACCCGCGCTCGGTCAAGAGCGGCCGCACCAACGAGGAGGTCGCCGCCGCACCGGAGGCGATGTGGCGCAGCGACCTCCCGCCCGACCAGGCCGAGGTCCCGCTCGGCCGCTGGAGAGCGCCCAGCGACGACGAGATCGCCGCGCTGGACGCGCTCGGCACGAAGGGCCGCTGGCGGGTGGACGGCCGCGACCTGAGGCTGACCAACCTGGACAAGGTGCTGTTCCCGGGCCGCGACGGCGAACCCCCGGTGACCAAGCGCGACCTGGTCCGCTACCACGCGCTGATCGCGCCGGTCATGCTGCCCTACCTGGAGGGCCGACCGCTGAACTCGCACCGCTTCCCGAACGGCGTCGACGAGCCCGGCTTCTGGCACAAGGCGGTGCCGAGCCACGCGCCGGACTGGTTGCAGCGCTGGCGCTACCCCGACGCCGGCCCGGACGACACCCAGTGGTACCTGATCCCGGACAGCGTCGCCGCCCTGGTCTGGCTCGCCAACTTCGCGGCGCTGGAGCTGCACGCCTGGACCTCGCGCGCCGACGACGTGGAGCACCCGACGTGGGCGCTGTTCGACATCGACCCGGGCGAGCGCACCACCTTCGAGGAGGTGCTGGTGCTGGCCCGGCTGCACCGCACCGCGATGGAGCACCTCGGCGTGGAGGCCCGGCCGAAGGTCACCGGCCAGCGCGGCATCCAGATCTGGGTCCCGGTGGAGCCGCGCTACAGCTACGCCGAGACGCGCGCGTGGGTGGAGAAGGTGTCGCGGGCGGTCGGCGCCACGGTGCCGGACCTGGTCAGCTGGGCGTGGTCGAAGTCCGAGCGCCGGGGCCTCGCGCGCTTGGACTACACCCAGAACGTGATCAACAAGACCCTGGTCGCGCCCTACAGCGCCCGCCCGCACCCGGGCGCCCCGGTGTCGGTCCCGCTGGAGTGGGACGAGCTCGACGACCCGGAGCTGGCGCCGGACCGCTGGACGATCCGCACGGTGCTGGACCGCGTGGCGCAGGTCGGTGATCCGTTCGCCCCGCTGCTCGAGGTCCAGCAGCAGCTCCCACCGGTCTGACCGCCCCGCCGCACGGCGGTGACCGGGTCTCGCCGACGGCGGCGGACCCGGTCCGCGCGCGGGAAAAACGGGAACGTGCTTGGGAAAAACGCGTCGTGGTTCCGCGGTGCGCATTCCTTGACCCCGAGCGAGCGACCCGCATATGGTCCAGACCACGGTCCGCCCGGTGCGCACACCGGAGGGCCAACGGTCGTCGGAGTGCCCCTCTCCCCTTCCTCGGCCAGTTCGACCAGCGCCGCGCCCCGGGAACGCCGGTGTCCGGCGGGCGCGGCACCCTCCCCCGAAGGAGCTGAGATGAACACGAAGCCGAAGTTCGCCGCTGCCGCGGTCGGTGCTGCGATCGCACCGTTCCTGGTGGCCATCCCGACCAGCACGGCCAGCGCGCACGGCTACATCGACTCCCCGCCGAGCCGGCAGGCGCAGTGCGCGGCGGAGACCGTGTCCTGCGGCGCGATCAAGTACGAGCCGCAGAGCGTCGAGGGCCCCAAGGGCCTGACCAGCTGCAGCGGCGGCAACGAGGCGTTCGCCGAGCTCGACGACGACAGCAAGGGCTGGGAGGTGACCCCGGTCGGCAACTCGGTGACGTTCAACTGGACGCTCACCGCGGCCCACGCCACCAGCACCTGGGAGTACTTCATCGGCGGCAACCGGGTCGCCGTGTTCGACCAGGGCGGCGAGCAGCCGCCGAACCAGCTGTCGCACACCGTGGACCTCAGCGGTGTCAGCGGCCCGCAGAAGGTCCTGGCGGTGTGGAACGTCGCCGACACCGCCAACGCCTTCTACGCCTGCGTCGACGTCAACGTGGGCGCGGCGGAGTGACTCACCACTCCCGGTGAACCGGTGGGCCCGCCTCCGGCCTCGGAGGCGGGCCCACCGCTGTCAGCGCCCGCCGAGCACGCCGAAGCGTGCGTCCACTCTGGACGCCGCGAGCGCCACCGCCCCCTGCGGCGCCGGCAGGCCGAACCCGGTGACCAGACCGTCGTCCACACAGGACAGCAGGTCCGCGGCGCGCAGCGCCCACGGCTCGTGCTCGACCGGGATCCGCAACGGGAGTCCGTACCACGTGGACATCAACCGCCAGCGCGCGGTGACGAACCGCTCGGCCTCGCCCGCCGCGATGCGCGGTCCGCACCGCACCCGCAGCTCCACCCCGACGTCGCCGCGGCGGACCCGGTAGCCGAGCTCGTTGCCGTCGCGGGAGGACTCGATGTCGGCGAACCGGTACGGCAGGCCCGCCACGGTGCGCGCGGCCCGCACGAACGCCCGGTTCGACGCCTCCAGGGTCGGGAACACCAGCCCGCGCCGGCCCCGCTCGTCGACGGCGTAGATCCGCACGTTGACCTCGGCGAACTCGCGCAGCCCACCCGGGGTCGGCACGCCCAGCACGGTCGGGACCGCCATCCGCAAGCCGACCAGGCCGATCCAGCCGGAACCGGCGAACACGTCGGGCCGGGTCCCGCGCGGCAGCAGCGGCCGCAGCACGGCGGGGTCGCACGGCCAGTGGACGAACACGACGTCGCGCCAGACCTGCTCGGTCAGCGGCCAGCGGACCCGGTGCGGCGCGGTGAGCGTCAGCGGCTCGGTCACCGGGACCCACCTCCTCCGGCGCGGCGTGCACGGCACCACACCCGAGGTTGGCACACCCGGCTGCGCGCAGCACGCGCTTCCCCACTGCCGGACGCCGCTGGGGCGGGGGACGTGCGCGCCCCCACGGGGATCGGACGTCTGGTCCCCGTGGGGGCGCACTCCTCCACGCCCCGAGCCGGGGTCATCCACCTCGGACAGTTCCGGTGAACGTGGCGAAGGCGATGATGTTGTCCCGGTAGCTGCGCGCCTCGCGGTCGAACGGCCCGCCGCAGGTGATCAGCCGCAGCTGCGGGTCAGGGGTGTCGCCGTAGACCTCGTCGCTGGGGAAGCCGGACTTGGGTTCCTGCGCCATGCGGTGCACCACGAACCGGGCCACCTGCCCGTCCGCGCGCCCGATCCGGACCTCGTCACCGGGCCGGAGCTCGTGCAGCCGCGCGAAGACCCCGTCCTGGCCGTCGCCGTTGACGTGCCCCAGCACCACGGCGGGCCCCAGCTCGCCCGGGGTGGGGCTGTAGCGGTACCAGCCGGCCTGCATCGGCTCGTGCACCGACGGGACGGCGACCGTCCCGTCCGGGTTGAGCCCGAGCGGGACCAGCGACGACCGCGCGGCGATCCGCGGGATCTCGATCCAGGTCGGCGGCGACGGCGCCAGCGCGGCCGCGGCCTGCACCGGCTGGGACGCGGGAGCCGGGGCGTCGAGGTGCAGGGGCCGGTCCGCCGGCGCCGAACAGGCCGACAACGCCAGCGAGAGCGCTGCGGCCACGAGGACCGGGGCGGTCGCGACCGCGCGACCGCCCCGGCTCCCCCGCGCGCGGGCAGGCACGGGCACCTCGACTGCCTCAGCGCGCACCCGCACGTCGGCGCCACGCCACCGCGGCGCCGCCCCCGACCAGGACGACCGCTGCCGCACCGCCGAGCACCGCCGGGCCGAACCCGGTCTCCTCCGGGCCACCCCCGGTCTCCGGCGCGCCGACCGGTCGCTGCGACACCTGACCGCGGCCGTCCGTCCGCGGTTCCGCCGGCCGCACGTCCGGTAGCGCGGGCCTGCTCTCCACCGGCCGCGCCTCCGGCGGCGCGGGAACGGTCTCCGCGGGCTGCGCCACCGGCTCCTGGGCAGGACGCTCCGGAGCCGGCGCGACGTCGGGCGCGTCCGCCCAGCTCACCGCCGCCGTCAGCGGCAGCGCCGCGGCCCCGGCCAGTGCGGCAGCCGCGAGGGTCCGACCAACATCCATGAGATCGCTTCCTCTCCGTTCGATCGGTCCGGGAGCTCCGGACGCCGACCAGCATGGAGAGCGGTTCTCAAGATCCCGTTCGCTCGATGTGAAGGACCTGTTCGATTCCCGGCCCGCCGCAGCAGTTGTGAAGATCCTGTACAGGTGCGACGCGAAAACCGCTCGGACGGCGCCGGCGGAGGCCATGATGTGCGCGTGAGCGCACACGTGCTGGTCGCCGAGGACGACCCCAAGCAGGCCGAACTGATCCGGCGCTACCTGGAGCGCGACGGCCACCGGGTGGCGCTGGTCGCCGACGGACGGGCCGCGATCGACGAGACCCGCCGACGCCGGCCCGACCTCATCGTGCTCGACGTGATGATGCCCAAGGTGGACGGACTGGACGTCTGCCGCGTGCTGCGCGCCGAGTCCGACGTGCCGATCGTGCTGCTCACCGCGCGGAGCACCGAGGACGACGTGCTGCTGGGCCTCGACCTCGGCGCGGACGACTACATCACCAAGCCCTACAGCCCGCGCCAGCTGGCCGCCCGGGTGCGGGCGATCCTGCGCCGGGTGCAGCGGGTCCGGGACCGCGGGCAGCAGCCGCTGCGGGTGGGCGACCTGGTGGTGGACGAGCAGCGCCACGAGGTGACGCTGGCCGACGCCCCGGTCGACTGCACGCCCGCGGAGTTCCGGGTGCTGGCGGCGCTGGCCGCCGAACCCGGCCGGGCGTTCACCCGCGGGCAGCTGCTCAGCCAGGCGTTCGGGGTGGACAAGTTCATCACCGAGCGCACCATCGACGTGCACGTGATGAACCTGCGCCGCAAGCTCGAACCCGATCCCCGCCGGCCGGTCCGGCTGCTCACCGTCTACGGCGTCGGCTACAAGCTGCAGGACTGCCCCGATGGCGCGTCGGCATAGCCTGCTGGCCCGGCTGCTGGCCATGTCCGTGGTGGTCGCCGGGTGCTCGATCGGGGCGACCGCCTGGCTGGCCGCGCAGAGCACCAGCGGGGCCATCAACCAGGAGATCGGCGAGAGCCTGGCCACCGACGCCACGATCTACGACGAGCTGCTCGGCTACGCCGCCCGGCACCCGCAGTGGTCCGGGGTCCAGCAGGTGGTGGCCGAGCTGTCCGAGCGCACCGGTCGCCGCATCGCGCTGACCACCCCGGCGCGGGAGGTGATCGCCGATTCCGGCGGGCCGCAGGACCCGCCGCTGCCGCGGACGCCGTCGGCGGTGGTCGACCCGCTCGCCGTCGACCCGGTGCTCAAGCCCGGGGTCGACGGCTCGGGCATCGACCCGCGGGCCGTGGGCCCCTACCAGCTGACCCCCGCCGAGCGCGCGGAGCTGACCGCCGCCGCGCAGCGCCAGGTCAGCTGCCTGCGCCGGGCCGGCGCGGACGGCCGGATCGTCGAGCTGCCCAACGGGCGCGCGACGGTCGAGGTCGTCTCCGGCGCACCGACGCAGGAGCAGACACCCTCGGAGCCGACGCCCCAGCAGCCACCGGCACCGGACCTGCTGCCGCCGGGCCGCCTGCCGTGGGCGGTGCCCGTCGAGACACCGGAGTCGTCGGCCCCCGCTCGCCCGCCGGCGGAGTCCTGCACGGCATCCCAGGTCATCACCGAGACCGAGCGCAAGGCCAACACCGAACTGCTGGCCCTGGTGAACGCCTGCCTGAGCAGGCAGGGCGCCGACCCACTGCCCGCTGAGGCCGCCGAGACCACGTGGCCCAACGGGCTGCGTGCCACGCCGGAGGACCAGCGCTGCGTGGACGCGGCGCGCCGGGAGCAGCTCGGCGCCCACGTCTCCCCCGCCGCGCAGCTGTTCATCACCAGGCCCGGCGACGACCGCGCCGCACCCGACCTGTCCACCGTGGGCGCCGCGCGCATCGCGTGGACCGCGCTGGTGGTCCTGGTGCTCACGGTGGGGGTGACCGCCCTGGCCGCCAGCCGACTGGTCCGGCCGATCCACGCGATCACCGCGGCGGCCCGGCGGATGGGCGGCGGCGACCGCTCCGCGCGGGTGCGCACCAGCGCGCGCGGCGAGATCGGCGAACTCGCCGCGGCGTTCAACGCCATGTCCGAGCAGGTCGAGCGCACCGAGCGGCAGCGCAAGACGATGGTCAGCGACGTCGCGCACGAACTGCGCACCCCGCTGGTGAACGTGCGCGGCTGGCTGGAGGCGGCGCAGGACGGGGTGGCCACCCTGGACCAGCCGCTGGTGGCCTCGCTGCTGGAGGAGACGCTGCTGCTGCAGCGGCTCGTCGACGACCTGCAGGACCTCGCCCTCGCCGACGCCGGCATGCTGCGCGTCCACCCCGAGCCGGTGCACCTCGGCGCGGTCCTGGAGCAGGTCGCCGCCGCGCACCGCGGCCGCGCCGAGGCCGGTGGCGTCGAGCTGGTCGCCGTCGTCGAGGGCGACCCGGACCTGTCCGCCGACCCGACCCGGCTGCGGCAGGCGCTGGGCAACCTGGTGTCCAACGCGCTGCGCCACACGCCCGCGGGCGGGCGCGTCTCGCTTCGGGGACGGCGGGCGGCCGACGAGGTGCTCATCGACGTCAGCGACACCGGGACCGGCATCGACCCCGACGCGCTGCCGCACGTGTTCGACCGGTTCTGGCGCGCGGAGAAGTCGCGCGGCCGGCACGGCGGCGGCAGCGGGCTCGGCTTGGCGATCACCCACCACCTGGTGGCCGCGCACGGCGGCAGCATCGACGTGCGCAGCACCGTCGGGGTGGGCACCACGTTCACCTTGCGCCTGCCCGCCGCGGGGCCCGCCGATCAGGACCGGGACGGCTAGCCGCGGCCCGGAGACGGCGGGCGGCGCCCCGGCGGGGCCGGGGACGCCTCGACGCTCAGCAGCCCGGGGCGCAGGGCTCGCCGTTGGTGGTGGAGCCGGCCGCCGGGAGCTCCGAGAGCTTGCGCGGCGGCGCGCCGTCGGTGTGCTCGGCGATGAGCTCGACGATCATCTTCGCGAACCGCGGGTCCGGGCCCGCCGTGCCCGCCCGGGCGAAGCCCATGCCCAGCTCGTCCGCCTTCTCCTTGGCCTCGTTGTCCAGGTCCCAGATGACCTCGAGGTGGTCGGAGACGAACCCGACCGGGCTGACCACCACCGACCGCACCCCCTTGGCGTGCAGGTCGTCCAGGTGGTCGCAGATGTCCGGCTCCAGCCACGGCACCTGCGGCGGGCCGGACCGCGACTGCCACACCACGTCGTAGCCGTCCACCCCGACCGCCTCGGCCACCAGCCGCGCCGCCTCGGCGACCTGGCGGGAGTACCACTGCGGCCGGCCGTCCGGGCCCTCCTGCTCGTCGGCCCGCAGCGGGACGGAGTGCGCGGTGAACACCAGCCGCGCCTGCTCGCGCTGCGCCGGGTCCAGCTCCTCGAACGCGCGGCGCACCGCGTCCGCGTTGGCCTCGACGAACAGCGGGTGGTCGAAGAACTGCCGCAGCTTCACCAGCTCCGGCGCCCGCTCACCGACCGACTCGCGCGCCCGCGCGATGTCCTCGTGGTACTGCTTGCACCCCGAGTAGCCGCCCCAGGCCGACGTGGCGAACACCAGCGCGCGCCGCACCCCGTCGTCGGCCATCCTCGCGACGGTGTCCTCGACCATCGGGTGCCAGTTGCGGTTGCCGAAGTAGACCGGCAGCTCCCGGCCCTGCGCCGCGAGCTCGGCCTCGAGCGCGGCGATGATCTCCTTGTTCAGCCGGTTGATCGGCGACACCCCGCCGAAGTGGTGGTAGTGCTCGGCGACCTCGTCGAGGCGTTCCGGCGGGACCCCCCTGCCTCTGGTCACGTTCTCCAGGAACGGCCGGACCTCATCGGGTCCCTCCGGACCGCCGAACGACAGGAACAGCAACGCGTCAAAGCTCACCCGACCATGATGGCCGCGCCGAGCCGAGCGCGCGCAGCCGGGGCCGCCGGCTGCGCGCGAGGACACACCTCAGACGCCCAGGGCGTGCACGCCGCCGTCGACCATGATCATCGAGCCGGTGGTCTTGGGCAGCCAGTCCGACAGCACCGCGCAGATCGACTTGGCGACCGGCGTCGGGTCGTCGACGTCCCACGGCAGCGGCGAGCGGTCGCTCCACCCGGCCTCGACGAGGTCGGTGAAGCCCGGGATGGACTTGGCCGCCATGGTCCGCACCGGACCGGCCGCGACCAGGTTGACCCGGATGCCCTTCGGACCCAGCTCCCGCGCCAGGTACCGGGTGGTGGACTCCAGGGCCGCCTTCGCCACGCCCATCCAGTCGTAGGACGGCCACGCGACGCGGGCGTCGAAGTCCATCCCGACGATCGAGCTGCCCTCGCCCAGCAGCGGCAGGGTGGCGGTGGCCAGCGACTTCATCGAGTACGCCGAGACCTCCAGCGCGGTGGCCACGTCCGACCACGGCGCGTCCAGGAAGCCGCCGCCCAGGCACGAGGCCGGGGCGAACCCGATGGAGTGCAGCACGCCGTCGAGGCCGTCGACGTGCTCCCGGACCCGGTCGGCCAGGCTGTTGAGGTGCTCCTCGTCGGTCACGTCCAGCTCGATCACGGGCGCGGGCTCGGGCAACCGGCCCGCGATGCGCTGCACCAGGCTCAGCCGGCCGTACCCGGTCAGCACCACCTCGGCACCCTGCTCCTGAGCGACCTTGGCCGCGTGGAACGCGATCGACGCGTCGGTGATCACCCCGGTGATCAGGATCCGCTTGCCTTCGAGCAAACCGCTCACGACTTCCTCCGCTGTGCTCCTCCCCGGGTGCGCGGGCGCCCGAGGCATCCATCGAAAACTGGTCTGGTCCCCGTGCCGCGACAGGCGCTCCGGCGACCGTCGCGCACCGGCGGGCGGTTCGGGCAGGCTGGTTCCGACGTCCGGCTACCCGCACCGGCGCGCGACGAGGACCCTGCGCGCGTCGAACGCGGGTCAGTGGCCCATCCCGAGACCGCCGTCGACCGGGATCACCGCACCGGTGATGTAGGCGGCCGCGTCCGAGGCCAGCCACTGCACGGTGCCCGCGACCTCCTCCGGCGAGGCGAACCGGGCCAGCGGGATCTGGCCGAAGATCTCCTTCTTGCGCTCCTCGGACAGCGCCTCGGTCATGTCCGTGGTGACGAAGCCGGGAGCGACCACGTTCGCCGTGATGCTGCGCGAGCCCAGCTCGCGGGCGATCGAGCGGGCCAGGCCGACCAGGCCCGCCTTGCTCGCCGCGTAGTTGGCCTGCCCGGCGCCGCCGGAGAGCCCGACCACCGACGAGATGAAGATCATCCGGCCCTTGCGGTTGCGCAGCATGCTGCTGGCCGCGCGCTTGGCCACCCGGTAGGACCCGGCCAGGTTGGCGTCGATGACCCGGCCGAACTGCTCCTCGCTCATCCGCAGCAGCAGGGTGTCGTCGGTGATGCCCGCGTTGGCCACCAGCACCTCGACCCGGCCGTGCGCCTCCTCGACCTCGTCGAAGGCCGCCGCCACCTGGTCCGGGTCGGTGACGTCGCACTGGACCCCGAACAGCCCCTCCGGCG
This region of Saccharopolyspora hordei genomic DNA includes:
- a CDS encoding DUF2071 domain-containing protein; translation: MTEPLTLTAPHRVRWPLTEQVWRDVVFVHWPCDPAVLRPLLPRGTRPDVFAGSGWIGLVGLRMAVPTVLGVPTPGGLREFAEVNVRIYAVDERGRRGLVFPTLEASNRAFVRAARTVAGLPYRFADIESSRDGNELGYRVRRGDVGVELRVRCGPRIAAGEAERFVTARWRLMSTWYGLPLRIPVEHEPWALRAADLLSCVDDGLVTGFGLPAPQGAVALAASRVDARFGVLGGR
- a CDS encoding class F sortase, which translates into the protein MPARARGSRGGRAVATAPVLVAAALSLALSACSAPADRPLHLDAPAPASQPVQAAAALAPSPPTWIEIPRIAARSSLVPLGLNPDGTVAVPSVHEPMQAGWYRYSPTPGELGPAVVLGHVNGDGQDGVFARLHELRPGDEVRIGRADGQVARFVVHRMAQEPKSGFPSDEVYGDTPDPQLRLITCGGPFDREARSYRDNIIAFATFTGTVRGG
- a CDS encoding Tat pathway signal sequence domain protein; amino-acid sequence: MDVGRTLAAAALAGAAALPLTAAVSWADAPDVAPAPERPAQEPVAQPAETVPAPPEARPVESRPALPDVRPAEPRTDGRGQVSQRPVGAPETGGGPEETGFGPAVLGGAAAVVLVGGGAAVAWRRRAGAR
- a CDS encoding response regulator, yielding MSAHVLVAEDDPKQAELIRRYLERDGHRVALVADGRAAIDETRRRRPDLIVLDVMMPKVDGLDVCRVLRAESDVPIVLLTARSTEDDVLLGLDLGADDYITKPYSPRQLAARVRAILRRVQRVRDRGQQPLRVGDLVVDEQRHEVTLADAPVDCTPAEFRVLAALAAEPGRAFTRGQLLSQAFGVDKFITERTIDVHVMNLRRKLEPDPRRPVRLLTVYGVGYKLQDCPDGASA
- a CDS encoding sensor histidine kinase produces the protein MARRHSLLARLLAMSVVVAGCSIGATAWLAAQSTSGAINQEIGESLATDATIYDELLGYAARHPQWSGVQQVVAELSERTGRRIALTTPAREVIADSGGPQDPPLPRTPSAVVDPLAVDPVLKPGVDGSGIDPRAVGPYQLTPAERAELTAAAQRQVSCLRRAGADGRIVELPNGRATVEVVSGAPTQEQTPSEPTPQQPPAPDLLPPGRLPWAVPVETPESSAPARPPAESCTASQVITETERKANTELLALVNACLSRQGADPLPAEAAETTWPNGLRATPEDQRCVDAARREQLGAHVSPAAQLFITRPGDDRAAPDLSTVGAARIAWTALVVLVLTVGVTALAASRLVRPIHAITAAARRMGGGDRSARVRTSARGEIGELAAAFNAMSEQVERTERQRKTMVSDVAHELRTPLVNVRGWLEAAQDGVATLDQPLVASLLEETLLLQRLVDDLQDLALADAGMLRVHPEPVHLGAVLEQVAAAHRGRAEAGGVELVAVVEGDPDLSADPTRLRQALGNLVSNALRHTPAGGRVSLRGRRAADEVLIDVSDTGTGIDPDALPHVFDRFWRAEKSRGRHGGGSGLGLAITHHLVAAHGGSIDVRSTVGVGTTFTLRLPAAGPADQDRDG
- a CDS encoding ferrochelatase, which encodes MSFDALLFLSFGGPEGPDEVRPFLENVTRGRGVPPERLDEVAEHYHHFGGVSPINRLNKEIIAALEAELAAQGRELPVYFGNRNWHPMVEDTVARMADDGVRRALVFATSAWGGYSGCKQYHEDIARARESVGERAPELVKLRQFFDHPLFVEANADAVRRAFEELDPAQREQARLVFTAHSVPLRADEQEGPDGRPQWYSRQVAEAARLVAEAVGVDGYDVVWQSRSGPPQVPWLEPDICDHLDDLHAKGVRSVVVSPVGFVSDHLEVIWDLDNEAKEKADELGMGFARAGTAGPDPRFAKMIVELIAEHTDGAPPRKLSELPAAGSTTNGEPCAPGC
- the fabI gene encoding enoyl-ACP reductase FabI — translated: MSGLLEGKRILITGVITDASIAFHAAKVAQEQGAEVVLTGYGRLSLVQRIAGRLPEPAPVIELDVTDEEHLNSLADRVREHVDGLDGVLHSIGFAPASCLGGGFLDAPWSDVATALEVSAYSMKSLATATLPLLGEGSSIVGMDFDARVAWPSYDWMGVAKAALESTTRYLARELGPKGIRVNLVAAGPVRTMAAKSIPGFTDLVEAGWSDRSPLPWDVDDPTPVAKSICAVLSDWLPKTTGSMIMVDGGVHALGV